From a single Pseudophryne corroboree isolate aPseCor3 chromosome 6, aPseCor3.hap2, whole genome shotgun sequence genomic region:
- the UBE2D4 gene encoding ubiquitin-conjugating enzyme E2 D4, giving the protein MALKRIQKELMDLQRDPPAQCSAGPVGEDLFHWQATIMGPNDSPFQGGVFFLTIHFPTDYPFKPPKVAFTTKIYHPNINSNGSICLDILRSQWSPALTVSKVLLSICSLLCDPNPDDPLVPEIAHTYKADREKYNRLAREWTQKYAM; this is encoded by the exons ATGGCGCTGAAAAGGATTCAGAAG GAACTAATGGATTTGCAGAGGGATCCCCCAGCTCAGTGCTCTGCTGGTCCTGTGGGAGAGGATT TGTTTCACTGGCAGGCGACTATCATGGGCCCT AATGACAGCCCTTTCCAAGGTGGCGTTTTCTTCCTCACCATTCATTTTCCCACAGATTATCCCTTCAAACCCCCCAAG GTGGCATTTACAACCAAAATCTATCACCCCAACATTAACAGTAATGGCAGCATTTGCCTGGATATCCTACGAAGCCAGTGGTCACCGGCTCTTACTGTATCCAAGG TTCTGCTGTCTATCTGCTCTCTCCTCTGTGACCCCAACCCAGACGATCCTTTGGTGCCAGAGATCGCTCACACATATAAAGCAGACCGGGAGAA GTATAACAGACTAGCACGAGAATGGACACAGAAATATGCAATGTAA